A genomic window from Pantoea alhagi includes:
- the mutH gene encoding DNA mismatch repair endonuclease MutH, whose product MAPRFLTTPPPDEEILLARAQALAGYTLGELAQQAGIATPADLRRDKGWVGMLLEMYLGASAGSKPERDFAHLGVELKTIPVDAQGRPLETTFVCVAPLTGNSGVTWENSHVRHKLTRVLWIPVEGDRAIPLATRHVGAPLLWSPTQQEEELLQRDWEELMDMIVLGQVERITARHGEVLQIRPKAANSKALTEGIGEHGQPIMTLPRGFYLKKSFTAPLLARHFLL is encoded by the coding sequence ATGGCACCACGTTTTCTCACTACGCCACCGCCAGATGAAGAGATATTACTGGCGCGTGCGCAGGCGCTGGCAGGCTATACGCTGGGCGAGCTGGCGCAGCAGGCCGGTATCGCCACGCCTGCGGATTTACGTCGTGATAAAGGTTGGGTCGGCATGCTGCTGGAGATGTATCTTGGCGCCAGTGCCGGCAGCAAGCCTGAACGTGATTTTGCCCATCTCGGCGTCGAGTTAAAAACAATTCCAGTTGATGCGCAGGGTCGCCCGCTGGAGACCACATTTGTTTGCGTTGCGCCGCTGACCGGCAATAGCGGCGTGACCTGGGAAAACAGCCACGTGCGTCATAAGCTGACACGGGTACTGTGGATCCCGGTGGAAGGCGATCGAGCTATCCCTCTGGCGACACGACACGTTGGCGCGCCGCTGCTGTGGAGCCCAACGCAGCAGGAAGAGGAGCTGCTGCAGCGCGACTGGGAAGAGCTGATGGATATGATTGTATTAGGCCAGGTGGAGCGCATCACCGCCCGCCACGGCGAGGTGTTGCAGATCCGTCCCAAAGCGGCCAACAGCAAGGCGTTAACTGAAGGCATCGGCGAGCATGGTCAGCCGATTATGACGCTGCCGCGCGGTTTTTATCTGAAAAAAAGTTTTACCGCCCCGCTGCTGGCCCGTCATTTTTTGCTTTAA